The following proteins are encoded in a genomic region of Falsibacillus pallidus:
- a CDS encoding amidohydrolase: MGKLIFNGTIYTMAAEGETVEAVYVENGKIADSGNLDSIKIKYSGRITDMIDLVGSTMYPGFTDSHMHLIGHGETLIRLDLSEMSSKEEVYDTLQKRSAMLAPGEWIIGEGWNENLWEPKETPNRFELDEYIPDHPVLIKRICRHAVCVNSKALKLAAIDEMTNNPDGGIIERDEHGRINGVLKDQAQDLIFTVIPEVTEAYLEHAVRAAIDSCWKYGLIGGHTEDLNYYGGYQRTIDAFRKVIVDEGKRFKAHLLIHHEAIPDWANEDRSTVPQTEYIEFGSMKIFADGALGGRTALLSHPYADEPSTNGVAIHSREELRSLLAKAREHSLPVAVHTIGDLAFESVLDAIIENPPPKGKRDRLIHAQILRQELIEKAKGQPIVLDIQPRFVASDFPWVIDRIGKDRMKYNYAWKTLLDNGIPCAGGSDAPIEPVNPLLGIYEAVSRVYLHQNMHHVYNPEEKLSVYEAISLFTKGSAYAASHEMDRGMIRPGYDADFTVLDKDLFSISEEDIPQAKTVMTIIDGEIVYNHKE; the protein is encoded by the coding sequence ATGGGAAAACTTATTTTTAACGGGACCATTTATACAATGGCAGCAGAAGGAGAAACGGTTGAAGCCGTATATGTAGAAAATGGGAAAATAGCAGATAGCGGGAATCTTGATTCAATTAAGATCAAATATAGCGGCCGGATTACCGATATGATTGACCTCGTCGGGTCCACGATGTATCCAGGCTTTACTGATAGCCATATGCATTTAATTGGACATGGTGAAACTTTGATCCGTCTTGATCTTTCTGAAATGTCATCAAAAGAGGAAGTATATGACACCCTTCAGAAAAGATCGGCAATGCTCGCACCCGGGGAATGGATCATAGGGGAAGGCTGGAATGAAAATCTTTGGGAGCCTAAAGAAACACCAAATCGATTCGAACTGGATGAATATATCCCGGATCATCCTGTATTGATAAAAAGAATATGCAGACATGCGGTGTGTGTCAATTCCAAGGCGCTTAAACTCGCAGCGATCGATGAAATGACAAATAATCCAGATGGAGGCATCATCGAGAGGGATGAACATGGCAGAATTAATGGAGTCCTTAAAGACCAAGCACAGGATTTAATCTTCACAGTGATTCCTGAAGTAACAGAAGCCTATCTGGAGCATGCGGTACGTGCTGCAATTGATAGCTGTTGGAAATACGGCTTGATTGGCGGCCATACAGAGGATCTGAATTATTATGGGGGCTATCAAAGAACGATAGATGCTTTCAGGAAAGTGATAGTGGATGAAGGAAAAAGGTTCAAGGCGCATCTCCTTATTCATCATGAAGCTATTCCTGATTGGGCGAATGAGGATCGATCGACAGTTCCACAGACTGAATATATTGAATTTGGTTCTATGAAGATTTTTGCGGATGGTGCATTAGGAGGAAGAACGGCTTTGTTGAGTCATCCTTATGCTGATGAACCATCCACTAATGGAGTGGCCATACATTCCCGGGAAGAATTAAGGAGCCTCCTTGCAAAAGCAAGGGAACATTCATTGCCTGTTGCTGTTCATACGATCGGTGACTTAGCTTTTGAATCCGTCTTAGATGCAATCATTGAAAACCCGCCGCCAAAAGGGAAAAGAGACCGGCTCATTCACGCACAGATTTTAAGGCAAGAATTAATAGAAAAAGCTAAGGGGCAGCCAATCGTTTTAGATATTCAGCCGAGATTCGTAGCTTCTGATTTTCCATGGGTGATCGATCGTATTGGCAAAGATCGAATGAAATATAATTATGCATGGAAAACACTATTAGATAACGGCATTCCATGTGCAGGCGGATCTGATGCACCGATAGAACCTGTCAATCCATTGTTGGGAATATATGAGGCAGTATCGAGGGTCTACCTCCATCAAAATATGCACCATGTGTACAATCCGGAAGAAAAGTTATCTGTCTATGAAGCGATATCCCTTTTTACGAAAGGCAGTGCGTATGCTGCAAGCCACGAAATGGACAGGGGAATGATTAGACCAGGATATGACGCTGATTTCACGGTGCTCGATAAAGATCTATTCAGTATTTCTGAAGAAGATATTCCTCAAGCAAAAACTGTTATGACCATCATCGACGGAGAAATCGTCTACAACCATAAAGAGTAA